The Arachis ipaensis cultivar K30076 chromosome B05, Araip1.1, whole genome shotgun sequence nucleotide sequence ATATCTTACCTACATAAGTAGTTCTAGCAACAAGTCTGAGTGCTAGTCCAGGAgggaaattaaatttttttgtcatCATCCTCTCAACCAAGTCGAAAATAGGCATAGCATAAACCTGGAATCCGTAATTTTCCCCATTAATCAGGTCAGAAACAGTAATAACATATATAGGTGGTAGCATATCTTTGTGTTTGTTGAACTTCCATGACTGATGAGTGGAGAGAAAGATAACTCTACTAAATGAAGGAAAGAGAATAACCAAAAAGAGTGTTATAAAaagagaattaacaacaacaattataTATACTCATCCAAATTTATCCGAagatgtttttatttattttttaaattatctttataTGTATGATGTACGTATTAAAATTAGAGAATTATTTGGAATCGAAGGAAAAAGgaaatatattttgaaaataacAATACTACATAGCCAACAAATATATATTATCATTTTGTGTTAGCACCTGATAATGAATAATAATTTACACTCATATTTACAAAAATTTacacacaaaaaaaatataatttacacttacatttattaaaatttacacacatgaattaatataatttgtatttatatttatgagAATTTAcacataaatttataaaatttatttattgaagATAATTTGATATTTGTGTTGACCAAATATTGACCGAAATTACTAAAAACTATTGTTCGAAGAATTTTTATTTTGCAAAACTAAGTTAATGAGGCTAGTATATATAAAGTTAATGCTAGAGAATAAAGTAAAAAAGTAATTAAGCTAACTATTGTACTAAATTTTCTTTAACTAAAATGGTTTCGAAATTTCAATTATTGAATCAAGTTGGTCTCCAAATTAACCAAGGTGCATTAATAGGTCAAGTAgcgtaaaaaagaaataaatggcTCAACTAATTGATAATATATTCATTAACTAAacagattttattttattctaagcatACCTGGTAGCTACCAACAACATGAATGAATACCATCAAGTTAGCAGAGGCAATAAGCCAAGGAGGTCTTTCAAGAGCCATAAGAACATTATCTTGAACATCTCTCCCAAAGGCCCAATATCCAATAAGTGCAACAGGGAAATAGCAAATGGCATTGATGAAATAAGCACCAACAGCACCTTTCCACATAGGAATCTTTGAGGGCTTCTCAGGAGTTGATGGAATTGTGGCCTGAATCTCAAGGGCCACTGCATGGCCTGCAAATGCAAATGAGACTTCACCTAATGCGTTGAACACTCTGAACATTAGGTCCATTCTGCTCGTTTTCTTGTGTTCATAGCTAACGTTTTCAATCCGACCTCTGCCCAAGCATGCCACCCAAGAAATTGTTGAATAACTGAAAATCAATGCAACCAAAACCACCATCATCAtgtgatataatatataatatataatatattttaatttcaattgcaATGTATCATGTGATATGTTTAAttttgtcaaattagtaattagtaacaatatataatagagaTAGAATAAGTAAAGGAAAAAgagatgaaaaagaaaagagggagaaatttctttaattttggaagaaaaaatttTAACTCAATTCCAATAAAAAAGTATTATGTGATATATTTTAGTTatgaaattaataatatataatggaTATACTTTtggttaaattttattatttcttccttttttatatttgttatcttatttttgttattaaaaaaaataatgtNNNNNNNNNNNNNNNNNNNNNNNNNNNNNNNNNNNNNNNNNNNNNNNNNNNNNNNNNNNNNNNNNNNNNNNNNNNNNNNNNNNNNNNNNNNNNNNNNNNNNNNNNNNNNNNNNNNNNNNNNNNNNNNNNNNNNNNNNNNNNNNNNNNNNNNNNNNNNNNNNNNNNNNNNNNNNNNNNNNNNNNNNNNNNNNNNNNNNNNNNNNNNNNNNNNNNNNNNNNNNNNNNNNNNNNNNNNNNNNNNNNNNNNNNNNNNNNNNNNNNNNNNNNNNNNNNNNNNNNNNNNNNNNNNNNNNNNNNNNNNNNNNNNNNNNNNNNNNNNNNNNNNNNNNNNNNAAATTTGGAATGTCTCATATTTGCATATCTTATCCATTTCGATTCAAAATTATTGGGTCTACTGCAAaggtaaaaattatatatatatttactttAATCGAATTCGACTTTTTTAGTGTGGATCTATCGAAATTCTGACCAAATACAATTTCTGAACACCTTTAAATTCaagaataaataaacaaaagtgcagaaagaagaaaaaagaccCCAAAAGTTAGAAAATTGTCCAATACGGAATTCCAAAAATTATTTTGACAAGGCAAAATGGTTGTTCTAATTATAGATGCAGTGATGGTGGTTCAGACAAAGACAACCTAAAAATAATTTCTTGAGCTATTGCATCAAGATAACAAAATACATGTGGCTGCAATTTTAGGTTAGACCAACAGAAAATTAGATCAGAGAATGACAATTTTGacttaacaaaataatttttagagtgTATTGAATTATTTTAACATCTTTTGGGATCACTTTGTCATCTTTATAATCTTTCATGCATAATTTTGTTTATGTTTAACACTACAAAtttgtcttttatttttcttactttAGCTATTCAAAAGGATTTGAGCATTTAATAACTAATAGTTCAGAATTCTCCAAAATAACGAAGAGGTCATAAAATTTCAGCTTTAATTGCTTGTTTTTGTTTTACTCTATTATTTGCAATTCTTCATCTCAAAATTTGGGGAAGAAAATACGTATCTAGTTAGTAAATGAATGGTAATCAAATACTCATAGAAATtctccaaaataaataaataaatagatcgAACAGGCATAAAAATCTGTGTTCTTGAAATGTTGCTTTATTCTCATAGTTGTAAAGGGTGTTCGCGGATCTTATCtattttttctctccttttcaatttaaaaagaaacaaaaggaCACCTAGTTGTACCTATTAAGAAAAGAATGGATGATTTTTTCAAGCCAATCAAAGttgaataatttaataattttcaacTAAAATCAGATTAACTTTCTGCTAACTAGTTTTGGTTACGGCCAATACATGTGTGAACTTCATTCTTTACTAGAACGGCAGGAAGTGagattagaagaaaaaaaaaagataatgatTATATGATTATTGTGCAATATTTTGTTTTAAGTGGTAATTAAACACATGTTCAAGCATAGAATCTTTCCCAAAAGCAGGATATTGTGTGCCGACAACTTTGTAGAAAGCCATAGAGGGTTCTGCTTTTCGACAAACAAAACtgcaattattttatttatttcgtATATATTCAGATCTTTCTGCGTAAAGTAAACCAATATATGAAATTCAGCAACTCTGGGACAGGACTTTTCGCTTTTCTCACAGGTTTTTGggaaacaatccaaaatatatcttTCCAGGGACTCCTCCATTCTTCTTTATTTTATGGACAGTTAAGTTTTAAACTGCTAGAAGACTAGATAGCTCGCCAAACACTCAGATGACAAATATATACTACTCTTTTcatctcaaaatattttttttccaaaagatttatttgaaatttaatttctaAATGTTTGTAAATTTTTAATATCAACAGAATATTAATTTGCATTTTCAAAGAGGAAAAATGAATCATGTGGGccgttttatcaaattttcaataGGGTGAACTCTAAAAGTATACTTGAAAGATTTCAGTATAGATAAAAGTAATTTTAAAAAACGAAATGATAAAATTTCCAAAATATAATATTATCTTGATATATAATGTATAAAGAGGATTTTAGGGATTAAATTTTAATGTAACTTTTACATATATAATTAGAAAAGTGAGACCTCATCTGAAAAATTTGGAAATTTTATACCAAGTaattttttgggatttttgttttatgaatgaccaaaattttttaaaaaggatcaatagataaaacattttttggatttttttcatacattttttaaagaattatcttaatatttttacaaaaattcaaATCAAATGCACAAGTAATTtttcaaatagaaaaaataattttgcttataaaaaataatttttgttaaattaataCTATTTTGAcatttttgttatttaattttcatctttTGCTATTGTTTTcgtcaaaattaaatctttagcGTGTTTCTCTTTGTAATTAATaagatttttttatattaatatattttcttaaataaaatactaaattattatcaatttattattgttttataTTTAGTACTCAGTAAAATTAGTTGGAAAAAGTTTATTTGTAAAATAGAGTAAATCgtcaattttgtgatttataagaAAGAGAGCAACAAGccaaagagataaaaaaaaaaatgggTAAGAAGGTCCAAAGTGCAGTTCCTAAAACAAATTTCTCCAATTTTCTTTCTATATAATAAGTGTAGAAATAGTTATATATTGTCATATTGAGAATAGTAAGTATATATTAAATAAACATTAATCACAAATGTTGTCATTGAAAAATAGTTTTGTACAAATATtactaaataaaatttatttactattttattttagttaacacGCGTTTTTCTTAGACAAATTAAATAATAGTTTTTTGACCGGTGTGATACACGGAGTTAAATTAATTTGAATGGAAAAAGTcacttaaaaatataaaaaatattatctatAGTGATGAATAAATTTATATCATACAGTTActgtttattttttaaataataaacataaaataatgtAGTgaaaaaaccatttttcaaatcTAGTTATCCTACATTTATCGAAAATANNNNNNNNNNNNNNNNNNNNNNNNNNNNNNNNNNNNNNNNNNNNNNNNNNNNNNNNNNNNNNNNNNNNNNNNNNNNNNNNNNNNNNNNNNNATTAGTAATCTTATCACATATTTTTAGAACATATATTAACTAAGAACTTTGTTAGATAGATAATAGTTTTTGTGAACAATGTAAATAATGAGTTCTAAAATtagtctaataaaataaaaacacactacattcttaaattattcacctaaattttattattaggataacccattcacacacttattttgtatttgagtttttaattttaaaagtgtttattttataaaaatatgataaaaagtaatagtattatgagagaagtcattttttttaacttctctataagttcCTAAATAACTTCTTAGAAAACTAcaatttagttttgaaaattacaccagacattaatactactacttttcataagtcaaaagctcaaaaaaaattacttttaaagcttTCCAAACGGACCCTTAGTGAGTTAAACATCCAATATATCCATTGTTCATTGTCTACTTATACTTTAAGTAGGAAAAagtttactttttaattttgttttccaccgtttgtatttttttttaattatttttgtcttttaattacatttaatttttttaatgttttcaatctattttaaaattatttttgaatattaattttatattaaatattagagacaaaattaaaaaattttaaaaataattttgacaCAATTCGAAAATATTAATGGCAAAATTAAAAGATtcgaaaagttaaaaaaataattgaatgaaattaaacCTTATGAATATTAAAAAAAACCGCAAAGGTCACCAACAAAAAATATAcctttatctttttatttcttaAACAAGTACCAATGGAGAACAAAAGAATGCTTTTAATATTGAAGAAAAGTTTACCTTAGTGACATGACAGCTGCAGCCAAGGAAACAGCAGCAACAGAATTGAAATTAGGAAGCTGAGAGAGAAAGAAATGGATGGCACCAAAGATGAGAATCCAATATGACTGCTTGAGCTGCGTGCAATTGGTGCATGCAATCTCCATGAACTTCTTCAGGCACTTCCCTCCAGTCACCATGTAAACAATATCACACCCAACTTGAACTATCAGTTGCTGTGGCAGCACAATCCATGGTCCTAGTTTTGCTCCGAAAGCATGTCTCCCAAGATCGATATATCGGTCGAACCGGGTCCCCGGAACACACTCATGGAGTTGGATTAGTTGCCACATTGAGTTTAAAGTCAGGAGCCATGATAACAATAACATTAAAGTCCCTGGAACCCTGCAGAGTCAGGAATTAGAAAAACCAAAGGAAGTTAAGTTTCCAACTCTACATTTTTTCATTTTTAGATAAGCTTAGCAACAGATCCAAAAAATTTCTAATATAGAATAATGGGCAAACGTATAATAAGAAAATTTAATTGTGTAATTCCGTAGTAATCTAGTTCTTACAAGTTAATATTCTATGATTTAATTTCTGAATTACAACACAAAAGATATAAAGTCCTAATGTTAAGGAATAAGGACGAAACTTTTCGTGAAAAAGTTGGTAAATTGACACGAAAAGTCTAATCACCTTTGAGTAAAACCACAAACaacttgtaaaaaaaaaaagtttaccaTCCTAAATATGCCATGGCATAGGGCAGACTAAGAACACCAGCACCTATCATGGCTGTCACAGTGTGGAAGGTTGAGTACCACCATTTGGCCCTTCTTTGGGGGCCATTCTCCACCCATTTTTGCTCAGATTGAACTTCCTGCAAAGCGTAGAAAAGAGTAAGAAATTTAATGCAAGAGGGTGGAGAAGCATTTAAGGTCATTGAAGAAGTTGTTGTTACCTTAGAAGGGGAAGAAGCAGAGATCATTTTGTTGTCCGCTTTACAAAGCAGAGCAAAGCGAGAGAAAGAGGCGCTCTCTTGTCCCCTTGGATTTTGGAGTGTTGTTATAGTTAGTGAGATGTTTGCATCATGATTTATTTATATGTGGCCGTTTGATTTATGCCTTACGTTTCTTCGTGTAATAATGTACATATGTATGTGTACCCTACATTTAGTGCATATTGTTGACTTGTTTTTTTATGCTCAATAGGAGCTTGACCAATAATATGGAATCTCAGTTGAATGAACTAGTCATGGTGCCACATCAAATCCCTCTAGTAGATCTATGTGGCAATATTTGGTAAACCCACTAATGCATGCACAAAACACTATCttctcaaaaattttttaattaattaataaagtctaatattttattatacaatttttaagtaatattttaaaaaatgtaaaaaaatgtTAGAATAATAAAGGAGTANNNNNNNNNNNNNNNNNNNNNNNNNNNNNNNNNNNNNNNNNNNNNNNNNNNNNNNNNNNNNNNNNNNNNNNNNNNNNNNNNNNNNNNNNNNNNNNNNNNNNNNNNNNNNNNNNNNNNNNNNNNNNNNNNNNNNNNNNNNNNNNNNNNNNNNNNNNNNNNNNNNNNNNNNNNNNNNNNNNNNNNNNNNNNNNNNNNNNNNNNNNNNNNNNNNNNNNNNNNNNNNNNNNNNNNNNNNNNNNNNNNNNNNNNNNNNNNNNNNNNNNNNNNNNNNNNNNNNNNNNNNNNNNNNNNNNNNNNNNNNNNNNNNNNNNNNNNNNNNNNNNNNNNNNNNNNNNNNNNNNtctttaatttttgtattttatcaaaatgaaaaatattatttttattttttataaaattttcaaaataaaaataaactaatttatgttatttattccATCTTCAGTGtcttctaatattttattttgcatcTAGTCCAAAATTCTGACCACCTACATTGTAGGAGACTTAGCTTGTAGAAAAATTTTCTTGCTTTATGtgtttctttttttaaaagataacatAGAGAATCATTTGTTTGGAGAGGAATATCACTTTAATTAGTATTTGATCATTTAATTTTGTTGTGCTGTTGGGAGAACCATACAAGCTTCTTAATTACTTTATAAGTGGGGTAAGTGAAGGGGCTGCTAAGAGAGTTAACTTAACTACATGCATAATAAAAGTAACCAAATTAAATACTCTCATatactcttttgtttttttatttatattatatattaagagAAATAGTAANNNNNNNNNNNNNNNNNNNNNNNNNNNNNNNNNNNNNNNNNNNNNNNNNNNNNNNNNNNNNNNNNNNNNNNNNNNNNNNNNNNNNNNNNNNNNNNNNNNNNNNNNNNNNNNNNNNNNNNNNNNNNNNNNNNNNNNNNNNNNNNNNNNNNNNNNNNNNNNNNNNNNNNNNNNNNNTTGTtgcaataaacaaaaaaataagatttaattattttgtgttctaaaaatatattttaaaaatataattataaaaaaattatatttttaataatttttaataaaatattttttttataa carries:
- the LOC107643824 gene encoding lysine histidine transporter-like 6, producing MISASSPSKEVQSEQKWVENGPQRRAKWWYSTFHTVTAMIGAGVLSLPYAMAYLGWVPGTLMLLLSWLLTLNSMWQLIQLHECVPGTRFDRYIDLGRHAFGAKLGPWIVLPQQLIVQVGCDIVYMVTGGKCLKKFMEIACTNCTQLKQSYWILIFGAIHFFLSQLPNFNSVAAVSLAAAVMSLSYSTISWVACLGRGRIENVSYEHKKTSRMDLMFRVFNALGEVSFAFAGHAVALEIQATIPSTPEKPSKIPMWKGAVGAYFINAICYFPVALIGYWAFGRDVQDNVLMALERPPWLIASANLMVFIHVVGSYQVYAMPIFDLVERMMTKKFNFPPGLALRLVARTTYVAATLFVGVTFPFFGDLLGFFGGFGFAPTSYFLPSIMWLIIKKPKRFSMNWFINWVSIYVGVCIMLASTIGGLRNIAADASTYSFYT